Within Lolium rigidum isolate FL_2022 chromosome 5, APGP_CSIRO_Lrig_0.1, whole genome shotgun sequence, the genomic segment ATCGACCATTGAAACTATATTGCTCAAGGTAGTGTTGTACACCTTGAAAAGGGAGCTCCCTTTTTTCCTTCTCTCCCACACCCACTTCGTGTTTTTTCTAGTGTTATTTTCTGTCCTCAACATCACCATCCAACAATATCGCACTTTCCTTCACCACTCTTATTTCTTGTCCCGGAACAACTGTTGATTCTCCGGTAACATGAGCCTTCCTAAACATGACATTGTGTTGTTCCAAATTGCTGGTGGCCCATTTCAAACCTTTGCATGTTTGTACTGGAAAATAACATAGTAAATAAATTACTTTGAATTATAACACAACGGGCAAATAGACAAGGCAAGTGATAAACATATAAACTTAAAACTAGCTGGGTCTCCCACCATTCATCATCTGTGTCCATAGTTTTATTAGCGGATCCCAACCTAGTTCGGTtgcattttgcaactccatccaatcTATATAATCTTTCTTTAAGCATCCATTTGTTTTTGAATTGCTTCTTTGTAAAATTTTCTCGgtaaatttctcatgaagattctTGTATCCTTTATACTCAAGCAACCCCCATCCATATTGACTTCATCCAAACATATGTCGCAAAAATATCTAATATGGTATGCATTCAAGATAGCCTTCTCCATATTTTCAAAATAGCCTTCTCCATTGCAGCTGTTAATTCTCCGGAACTACTCTCAATATTTCATATTATTCCGCATATAAGGATTAGTGAGAATCTATCTTTGCCAAGTTTAACTAACTATACATATATGTATGTATTTATTTAGAAAATCAAAATGGTATCATTAATGCCGCAATAAAATATAGTATCACATCAATTACATTTAATTTTGTATATTTCAATATTTATCATTAATAGCTGGTAAAAGATTACTATAAAGATTACCAATTTTAACTTTAACCAAAACTTTATATGGAAAGTGatctggaatggagggagtatccaAAGGCAGATCAGTTAGCAGCGTATGCTGTGGCTAGCACCGTTCTGTTCCGATCACCAGGGAGCGGTGGGCAGAGCTACCGGGAAGAAGATGACGCCTCTCCTGGCCatgttcctcctctgcctccaggccgcacacgccgccgccggcgcggcccCGAAGCCAACCCTATGGCCGCACCAGTTCCACGCGACGCTGGTGCTGGACTACCACGGCAACCTGTCCATCGCCGACCTCTGGTACGACTGGCCGCGCGGCCTGAACCTGCACATCATCCGCgaccagctcgccgccgacgcgCCGCTCTACGACGCCCAGTGGACCAACGGCACCTCCTTCTTCTACACCCCGGCGCGCCGCGAGTGCCGCCCCGTCGCGGTCGGCGTCGGCATCCTGCGCCCCGACTGGCTCGCCTCCGGCGTCGCCTACGTCGGGCGCGCCCCCGTAGGCGGGTTCGACTGCCACGTCTGGACCAAGGCCGACTTCATCACCTACTACGAGGATGTGGCCACCAGGCGCCCCGTCAAATGGGTCTTCCACACAACAGGTACGGTATAATTGTGAATCGATGAACCCTCCCTCATCCTGCATTCCTGATGCAAAACCGAATTGAGAGCACGCTAACATTTTTGAGATCCGCAGGGCGGATCGCAAACGTGATGAGCTTCGAGCCAGGGGCGGTGCCGGAGGAGGCCCAATGGCAGGCGCCTGACTACTGTTTCGCCAAGCACGGCAAGGGAACGGCCAAGGACAGACTCATCTCTGATCCTGACGGACATGACGATGAGAGCTTCATCCACAAGATGAGAATGCTGAGAGGTTAACTAGCCTTATATTGCGGAGTGGAATAATTATGACCGCTGCTGTTGATGAATGTGTTGGTCTCGATCGGCGTTTGATGCCTAGTGCACACTACGTCACGTATGGAAATCAACGGCACCTAAAACTGCCTCAAAAAGTAACAAAAGTGCCGCTAAATATTTTGTAAGGCACAAATAAAAGTGCTGCGTCTGATTGCGTCGAGAAAGGTATTTTAAGGCACTTTAATATAATGCCGCCACTTATAATTTGTAGCACTTCTTAAAATGCCACCCAATTCTTTTTGCGGCACTTTATAAGATGCCTTAAAAAACTGGAGGCATTTTTGGGCTTTCACTGGATCCAGATATGAGTGCGGCCATCATCAGCCCACGGCCTTCCGCGAGGCCCATTTATCTTCATACGGTACTGATTTGGGCCTTCAGAACAAGATCTAGATTTATTATTAGGAAAACGCTTCAgatccggcgaccgatcgctCGCCAGCGATCGGTCGTCGTCCCTCGCTCCGCGCGGCCCTTTATGGGCCTGGTTTTCGGCCCAACTGGAGTATTGctttttttttaagaaatgtACAGTATTGTTTCCAGATTTGTAACAATTAGATAAAAAAATTGTTGTAAACTCACACGACATATTTTGTAAGATTTTTCTAAGTGATATGTTACGAAAATGTGTGTTTCTTGATACGTTGTAAACGGATGACTTTTTTATTGTAATTATttgtgatttttggtgtaattgttttagtcatggaCACTTTTTTTTCGTAGAGATGTTGTATATATTCGTTAGTTTTGTAACAAATGCATATAAAAGTTATAGAGAAAGCATGTCAGTGATGTTGTAATGTTCACCTGGACgttttgctataaattattttgttgtaatcgctaataatttttggtaaaaatagctagtgatttttgttgtaatttgatATATATAAAATGTGTTATTTTCAATCAAATGTTCACAGCCACGAACACATGTTTTTTTGTTGTTatagcttttgattttttattgtaattgttgtcaatttttgttgtaaaccaacctatagcaaaataattgttgtttaactattttttttataatactattttgtttatattttttgtaattttttgttgtaatagtatatttTTTTTGTAAGCGAAGTGAgatattttgttgtaatacttagTATAAGGACCGCGGGTTAAGTTTCAGAAAAACGGGGGGCAAAATGCAAATCTCGCACCGCGGTCAATTTCGGACGTCGGATCATGATCGTACGGCGCGGAGAACGACCGATTTTTGGCCGTTCCATCCGGCGACCGACGCGTAGCGTCCGCCTTATTATTATTATGGTGCAAATATTCTAACTCATTTATTCTCTTCGCTACAACTTCACAGCGCAACTCACGCTGAAACCATTATAAACCAGTTGGAATTCGCTCAAACTTTCGAGGTGGGACTAATATTACATTCAAGTTTTGAAAATAACGCACAAAAAATATAACCTGCCGCATCCGACATTCGAACTCTAGGCCAGCCGGATGAGAAGCCGGTGGACGAGCCACACGGCTAAGTAGTACTAGCTTTGTTAGGTAGCTGATGCAAATATATATATCCGTTTCCAATGCCGAATTGTCACCGGACCAGAAGGGACCGTCTTAACCTCCCGAGCTTGCCGTCCACCGGTACGGCGTGGACATGGCGACCACGGATCTCTTGCCGGCGAGGTCGCGAGGAATGCGTACTCCGCCGGTAGGCCGCGAACATGACGATCTGACTCGCACCTGCACTCGGCGCAGGTCTCATCTAATACTGCCGCTAATTGTTCAAGATTTAGCGGCACGAGATCTATACTGCCGCGAATTATCAAAGCTTTAGCGGCACTACATCTATACTGCCGCGAATTATCAAAGCTTTAGCGGCACTTTTCAATACTGCCTGCATTGATCCAAGAATTTGCGGCACTTTTCTAATCCGCCGCTAATTAGGCAAACAACTGCGGCACTTTTTCTAAATTGCCTTTGATTAACACATGATTAGCGGCATAATGGAAAAACTGCCGCTAAATCTACTATTCCTGGCGGTTTAGGATAGTGCCTGCACCAAAAGTGCCGCAAATAAAGGGACGTGGCGTAGTGGCAGTGACATGACCGTGCTGCTGCTGATCAAGTGTCTGTAAATGGTGCTGTCTTCAGCCATCAGCTGTTTTTGCGTGGATATCGATCTGTTTACATAGTCTGGCAATTCCCTGAACAGTACTATAAGTACTTAAGTAGGTGATTATTTAGCTCAGCAAACATATTCCCTGACTTGGCTAAAACATACCAA encodes:
- the LOC124658045 gene encoding uncharacterized protein At4g14100-like, encoding MLWLAPFCSDHQGAVGRATGKKMTPLLAMFLLCLQAAHAAAGAAPKPTLWPHQFHATLVLDYHGNLSIADLWYDWPRGLNLHIIRDQLAADAPLYDAQWTNGTSFFYTPARRECRPVAVGVGILRPDWLASGVAYVGRAPVGGFDCHVWTKADFITYYEDVATRRPVKWVFHTTGRIANVMSFEPGAVPEEAQWQAPDYCFAKHGKGTAKDRLISDPDGHDDESFIHKMRMLRG